The Candidatus Koribacter versatilis Ellin345 genome has a segment encoding these proteins:
- a CDS encoding DUF72 domain-containing protein, translated as MSPKKEWTFDAPPQPNGYYVGTSGWTYDIWQPTFFPESLPKAKFLPYYASRLTACEVNFTFRNRLSEKTALKWIAETPESFLFVCKAHQFITHIRRLKQCEEPVRNLATGMEPLFNAGRFGAVLFQLPPNLKADVAMLREFLASLPKWMKSAFEFRHETWLTDEIYKALADHNAALCIAETEDLATPEVLTTSFAYYRFRMPEYSPDAIKKLAERVKASRAKVETVFAFFKHDERPQSPLDAMDLLQRVLK; from the coding sequence ATGAGTCCAAAGAAAGAGTGGACGTTTGACGCTCCGCCGCAGCCCAACGGCTATTACGTCGGCACCTCCGGTTGGACTTACGACATCTGGCAGCCGACGTTCTTTCCGGAAAGCCTGCCGAAAGCAAAGTTTCTTCCGTACTACGCCTCGCGTCTCACCGCCTGCGAGGTGAACTTCACGTTTCGCAATCGGCTGAGCGAGAAGACGGCGCTGAAATGGATCGCGGAAACTCCGGAATCCTTTCTCTTCGTTTGTAAGGCGCACCAATTCATCACGCACATCCGCCGATTGAAGCAGTGCGAAGAGCCGGTGCGGAACCTTGCTACCGGCATGGAACCGCTATTCAACGCCGGCCGATTTGGCGCAGTGCTGTTTCAATTGCCACCAAACCTCAAGGCCGACGTTGCGATGCTGCGTGAGTTCCTCGCCTCGCTGCCGAAGTGGATGAAATCGGCCTTTGAGTTCCGGCACGAAACGTGGTTGACGGATGAAATCTACAAGGCGCTCGCGGACCACAACGCGGCACTCTGCATCGCGGAAACTGAGGACCTCGCCACCCCGGAGGTTCTTACCACCTCGTTCGCGTACTACCGCTTTCGCATGCCCGAGTATTCGCCGGACGCCATCAAGAAGCTTGCCGAGCGAGTGAAAGCTTCGCGCGCGAAAGTCGAAACGGTCTTCGCGTTCTTTAAACACGATGAACGCCCGCAGAGCCCACTTGACGCGATGGACCTGCTCCAACGCGTGCTCAAGTAG
- a CDS encoding PilZ domain-containing protein, which produces MSVRSLMYSHDSELIEKFTAALRVLGIQNEPCIDLDRAGKRLYDRFDAVLVDCCDDSGLALIKQVRESHANARAIVFAIADFQNSRNLGSLANFTIPKPVNWDMAKRTLRAARTLIHRERRLSERSQMRSTALISVDAKEVAVRMLDLSMRGMLVQWTGKLELNRRVMIRFNLPDTKIGINCKGRIAWTDERGQTGIEFLNLSEDVTTQMQRWLDGTRNTRRSIPAVRSNVW; this is translated from the coding sequence ATGTCTGTCCGTTCTCTTATGTATTCGCACGACTCCGAGCTAATCGAGAAGTTTACGGCCGCCTTGCGCGTGCTCGGAATCCAAAACGAACCGTGTATTGATCTCGACCGCGCAGGGAAGCGCCTGTACGACCGGTTCGATGCTGTGCTGGTGGATTGTTGTGATGATTCGGGCCTCGCATTAATCAAGCAAGTCCGTGAAAGCCACGCCAACGCGCGCGCGATCGTGTTTGCGATTGCGGATTTTCAGAACTCTCGCAATCTTGGGTCCCTGGCAAATTTCACCATCCCAAAACCGGTGAACTGGGACATGGCGAAGCGCACCTTGCGCGCCGCTCGTACTCTCATCCATCGTGAACGGCGTCTTTCGGAACGCTCGCAAATGCGCAGCACCGCGCTCATCAGCGTGGATGCGAAAGAAGTTGCCGTCCGGATGCTCGATCTCAGTATGCGCGGCATGCTGGTGCAGTGGACCGGCAAGCTGGAACTGAACCGCCGCGTGATGATTCGCTTCAACTTGCCCGACACAAAAATCGGCATCAACTGCAAGGGCCGCATCGCGTGGACCGACGAGCGCGGCCAAACCGGGATCGAGTTCCTCAACCTCTCGGAAGATGTAACCACGCAAATGCAGCGCTGGCTCGACGGCACCCGGAACACTCGGCGTTCGATTCCGGCAGTGCGCTCCAACGTCTGGTAG
- a CDS encoding tyrosine recombinase XerC — translation MSVSQVEKGVAQFLRSLKEKNSSVHTIKAYTTDLEEFSAFLGPAKWDDIDHVRIRGFLSHLYDKGLSKPSVARALAALRSLYKWLAREGFVEQNPAALVATPKLPKKLPRVPTMEELNTVMDAEMPEAASFPERDALIFELLYGCGIRNSELTGINLDDIRWSNEAILIRGKGKKERFVPFGDAAAVAAKVYLKKRQDILAERHKSTNALLINLRDVQRLTSRSVGRIVKKIAVARGLPADVHPHTLRHAFGTHLLEEGADLRAIQELLGHERLATTQRYTQLSTRHVLEVYDKTHPRAK, via the coding sequence ATGAGCGTCTCGCAGGTGGAAAAGGGAGTCGCCCAATTTCTTCGCTCGTTGAAAGAGAAGAACTCGTCGGTGCACACGATCAAGGCCTACACCACCGACCTGGAAGAATTCTCAGCTTTCCTCGGTCCAGCGAAGTGGGACGACATTGACCACGTCCGGATTCGCGGCTTCCTGTCGCATCTCTACGACAAAGGCCTGAGCAAGCCCTCTGTAGCGCGGGCACTGGCGGCGCTAAGGTCTTTATATAAGTGGCTGGCGCGAGAGGGATTCGTGGAGCAGAACCCGGCGGCGCTGGTAGCTACGCCAAAGCTCCCTAAAAAACTGCCTCGTGTGCCGACCATGGAAGAGCTGAACACGGTCATGGACGCCGAGATGCCGGAGGCCGCAAGCTTTCCCGAGCGCGATGCGCTGATTTTCGAACTGCTATATGGCTGTGGAATTCGCAACTCGGAGCTCACCGGCATTAATCTCGACGACATCCGCTGGTCAAACGAAGCGATTCTCATCCGAGGCAAGGGCAAGAAGGAGCGCTTCGTCCCATTCGGCGACGCCGCCGCAGTCGCCGCCAAGGTCTATCTGAAGAAACGACAGGACATACTCGCCGAGCGACATAAATCCACGAACGCCCTGCTGATCAACCTGCGCGACGTCCAGCGGCTGACCTCACGCAGCGTGGGACGCATCGTGAAAAAAATCGCCGTGGCGCGCGGACTTCCAGCCGACGTTCATCCTCACACCTTGCGCCACGCCTTCGGCACGCACCTCCTCGAAGAGGGCGCCGATCTGAGGGCAATCCAGGAGTTGCTCGGCCACGAGCGGCTCGCGACGACCCAGCGTTACACGCAACTTTCAACTCGCCACGTGCTCGAGGTCTACGACAAAACCCATCCGCGCGCCAAGTAA
- the ligD gene encoding non-homologous end-joining DNA ligase, with the protein MAKRSEQTVEIEGRQLTLSNLDKVLYPAAGFTKGQVIDYYARIAPVLLPHLKGRPLTMKRYPNGVNGMFFYEKNCPEHRPDWVQTTPVWSEGNNKTMNYCLAQDLATLVWAANLADLELHPSLSLGKEIMRPTFIVFDLDPGPPADIVLCCQVGLWVREIFKSLGLESCAKTSGSKGLQIYVPLNTAVTYDQTKPFAHELARLLERQHPSVVVSDMKKSLRTGKVLVDWSQNDDHKTTICVYSLRAKDQPTVSTPVSWDEVESCLKKKDAKLLVFTSDQVLERVSKKGDLFEPVLKLKQKLPPIERLEALSAEPGAPQTSQPKPRRTAAKKSPAKRVTKKSQTA; encoded by the coding sequence ATGGCTAAGCGCAGCGAACAAACCGTGGAAATCGAAGGCCGGCAACTCACGTTGTCGAACCTGGACAAAGTTCTCTACCCGGCGGCGGGGTTCACCAAGGGACAGGTCATTGATTATTACGCGCGTATCGCGCCGGTGCTCTTGCCGCACCTGAAGGGACGCCCGCTCACCATGAAGCGTTATCCCAACGGCGTGAACGGGATGTTTTTCTACGAGAAAAATTGTCCCGAGCACCGGCCCGACTGGGTGCAGACCACGCCCGTGTGGAGCGAGGGCAACAACAAGACCATGAACTACTGCCTGGCACAGGACTTGGCGACGCTCGTGTGGGCCGCGAATCTAGCCGATCTGGAGCTTCATCCTTCGCTCTCGCTCGGCAAAGAAATCATGCGGCCGACGTTCATCGTCTTCGACCTCGATCCCGGCCCGCCCGCCGACATCGTGCTCTGCTGCCAGGTGGGATTGTGGGTTCGCGAAATCTTCAAGAGCCTGGGCCTCGAAAGCTGCGCGAAGACTTCCGGCTCGAAGGGATTGCAAATCTACGTGCCGCTGAATACCGCAGTCACCTACGACCAGACGAAGCCTTTTGCCCACGAACTCGCACGCCTGCTCGAACGCCAACATCCGAGCGTCGTAGTTTCCGACATGAAAAAGTCGCTGCGTACCGGGAAAGTCCTCGTCGATTGGAGCCAGAACGACGACCACAAGACGACCATTTGCGTGTACTCGCTGCGCGCCAAAGATCAGCCCACGGTTTCCACGCCGGTGAGCTGGGACGAAGTCGAGAGCTGCCTCAAGAAGAAAGATGCGAAGCTGCTGGTATTTACTTCGGACCAGGTCCTGGAGCGGGTGTCGAAGAAGGGCGATCTCTTTGAGCCAGTGTTGAAGCTGAAACAGAAGCTGCCTCCAATCGAGCGACTCGAAGCGTTGTCGGCAGAACCAGGTGCACCGCAGACTTCGCAGCCGAAGCCGCGGCGGACTGCAGCGAAGAAGTCGCCAGCGAAACGAGTGACGAAGAAGAGCCAGACTGCATGA
- a CDS encoding CTP synthase C-terminal region-related (seleno)protein, giving the protein MAKSCRVALLGDYNAAVTAHQAIPEALRLAGQDLGVQVEWIWLHTSVLRDPEKQFADFSGVWCVPASPYANTEGVLEAIRYAREQRVPFLGTCGGFQHAVLEFARNVLGIADAEHAENNPGAGTAVITPLACSLVEQSEEITLGEHGILREAYGKEKISEGYRCSYGVNPEFQQRLFSGALKPAAWGASGEIRGAELDGHPFFVGTLFQSERRALKGEAPPLAIAFLDAMN; this is encoded by the coding sequence ATGGCAAAAAGTTGTCGCGTGGCTTTGCTTGGGGACTACAACGCCGCCGTTACGGCACACCAGGCGATCCCGGAAGCGCTGCGGCTGGCCGGGCAGGATTTGGGCGTCCAGGTTGAGTGGATTTGGCTGCATACGTCGGTGCTGCGCGATCCGGAGAAGCAGTTCGCGGACTTCAGCGGTGTGTGGTGCGTGCCGGCAAGTCCGTACGCGAATACCGAGGGCGTGCTGGAGGCGATTCGCTATGCGCGGGAGCAGAGGGTGCCGTTTCTCGGGACCTGCGGCGGGTTTCAACATGCCGTGTTGGAGTTTGCACGGAATGTGCTGGGAATCGCCGACGCAGAGCACGCAGAGAACAATCCCGGCGCAGGAACGGCGGTGATCACGCCTCTGGCTTGCTCGCTGGTGGAACAGAGTGAGGAGATCACGCTAGGCGAACACGGCATTCTGCGCGAGGCGTATGGGAAAGAGAAAATCAGTGAGGGCTATCGCTGCAGCTACGGCGTGAATCCCGAGTTCCAGCAGAGGTTGTTTTCCGGAGCGCTGAAACCGGCAGCTTGGGGCGCGAGTGGCGAAATTCGAGGAGCAGAGTTGGATGGCCATCCGTTCTTTGTGGGAACGCTCTTTCAATCCGAGCGCCGGGCGCTGAAGGGCGAAGCGCCACCGCTGGCGATTGCGTTCCTGGATGCGATGAATTAG
- a CDS encoding site-specific tyrosine recombinase: protein MSVAEKNDRLLRDFLDYLRVEKGLSRLSVSAYSKDMQQFAEFLAKRKRSLDAAKRQDVRDFLDSLFSNQLDGRTVARKLSSSRQFYKYLLLDRRIEHDPTLNIESPRQWKVLPKSLSADEVLQTLQGPPRVLDTKESQALALRDRAMLEVFYAGALRVSEMIGVRMEDAKLDLGYMMVRGKGDKERIVPLGQSALVAVKSYLESGREVLCAGKTSPILFVGKGCRKLSRQRVWQMVSAASQASGRHASPHMLRHSCATHMVENGADLRTVQTILGHADISTTQIYTHLALDRLKQVHRTFHPRSKRRNAGGSQ, encoded by the coding sequence GTGAGTGTCGCTGAGAAAAACGACCGCCTGCTGCGCGACTTCCTCGACTATTTAAGAGTTGAGAAGGGCCTCTCCCGCCTCAGCGTCAGCGCCTATTCCAAGGACATGCAGCAGTTCGCCGAGTTCCTGGCCAAGCGCAAACGGTCGCTCGATGCGGCAAAACGCCAGGACGTCCGCGATTTTCTGGATTCGCTTTTCAGCAATCAACTCGACGGTCGCACCGTGGCGCGAAAGCTCTCATCGTCGCGCCAGTTCTATAAATATCTGTTGCTCGATCGCCGCATCGAGCACGATCCTACGTTGAACATCGAGTCGCCGCGGCAATGGAAGGTGTTACCGAAATCGCTGTCGGCGGACGAAGTACTGCAAACCCTGCAAGGCCCGCCGCGTGTGCTGGACACGAAAGAGTCGCAGGCGTTGGCGTTGCGCGATCGCGCCATGCTCGAAGTCTTCTATGCTGGGGCGTTACGCGTCTCGGAGATGATCGGTGTTCGCATGGAAGACGCGAAGCTCGATCTCGGATACATGATGGTTCGCGGCAAGGGTGACAAAGAACGCATCGTTCCGCTCGGCCAGAGCGCGCTGGTGGCGGTGAAGAGCTATCTCGAAAGCGGTCGCGAAGTTTTGTGCGCGGGGAAGACCTCCCCAATCCTGTTCGTGGGCAAAGGCTGCCGCAAACTGTCGCGGCAGCGGGTCTGGCAAATGGTTTCAGCCGCTTCGCAGGCGTCGGGCCGCCACGCTAGCCCACACATGCTGCGGCATAGCTGCGCCACCCACATGGTGGAAAACGGCGCCGACCTCCGCACGGTGCAAACCATCCTCGGACATGCCGACATCTCCACCACGCAGATCTATACCCACCTCGCGCTCGATCGTCTCAAGCAGGTGCATCGCACCTTCCATCCGCGATCGAAGCGTCGCAACGCCGGAGGATCGCAATGA
- a CDS encoding AMP-binding protein, whose amino-acid sequence MFYARFIETVESWPDAIALEMQRAPTAADPTPAVESYTYTQLRAIAESVGAWIASRGISGGARCAFLAANSPLWTATYIGVVSSGNTAVPLDTAYKPEQLRKLLLDCGAVLLFVDDRNLDHARAAIEGLKIELAMISGAAVAPELPNLDQMIGRGSQGFQPIIAAAEDTICILYTSGTTSDPKGVMLTHGNLVAEMDGALGIIDVDHRDALLGVLPLFHALAQMANLLIPLAIGARVVYLDSLNTSELLRALRERKITIFCCVPQFFYLIHERVQKQVAEKGKLTQNIFKLMMGTSRVARRFGLNPGKIFFGKVHELLGKQMRYLITGGSRFDLTIGRDLHAMGFNILQAYGLTETSGGACVTPPKHNVIGSIGKPFVGAEIEIHDPKPDENGRPVGELKIRGGMVMKGYYNRPDATAAVLRDGWFYSGDLGYKDTQGNLYISGRAKEIIVLSSGKNIYPEEIEAHYLKSPFIKELCVMGLESKPGEPMGERLHAAVVPNFDVLKEKKIVNVREVIRFDIESLSAQQPSTKRILSYDIWQEDLPRTTTRKLKRFEIEKRTREMHARGEQQQDAPVVREITAEEREWLDRPEVQQALAIIRTHATKAKAELQPSDNLELDLGLDSMERVEMLVEIEQALGADVPDSVSGEIYSVRELVDAVLAHRGTGGRKQIGWDAIFAEPVTNPEVLAVANERPIAARFWYAIGRVANLASRDLFHLKITGLEKLPKSGPFIISPNHQSFLDAPVLMANMRWSLFRNLFFVGTSEIWGDGLARKLASTMRLIPIDPDANLVPAMQAAAFGLKAGRTLVLYPEGERSIDGPPKTFKKGAAILAAHLQVPIYPIAIEGFHEAWPRGKGFQKFARLQVAVCDPVVPPPGPPTPETYERLTAELREKIVREWERMSGRKDPRAQQSPVNVG is encoded by the coding sequence ATGTTCTACGCCCGCTTCATCGAGACGGTAGAAAGCTGGCCGGACGCCATTGCGCTCGAGATGCAGCGCGCACCGACTGCCGCCGATCCTACCCCGGCGGTCGAGAGCTACACTTACACACAATTGAGGGCCATCGCGGAGTCGGTGGGAGCGTGGATTGCGAGCCGCGGCATCTCTGGCGGGGCGCGCTGCGCATTCCTGGCCGCGAATTCCCCGCTCTGGACCGCGACTTACATCGGGGTGGTCTCCTCCGGGAACACCGCTGTTCCGCTCGACACCGCCTATAAACCGGAGCAGCTTCGCAAGCTGCTGCTCGACTGCGGCGCCGTGCTGCTGTTCGTGGACGATCGCAATCTCGACCACGCGCGGGCGGCGATAGAAGGTCTGAAGATTGAACTGGCAATGATCTCGGGCGCTGCCGTTGCGCCAGAGTTGCCGAACCTCGACCAGATGATCGGGCGCGGATCGCAGGGATTTCAGCCGATTATCGCGGCGGCCGAAGATACGATTTGCATCCTGTACACCTCGGGCACGACCAGCGATCCCAAGGGCGTGATGCTGACGCATGGCAACCTCGTCGCGGAAATGGACGGCGCGCTGGGCATCATTGACGTGGACCATCGCGACGCTTTGCTGGGTGTGCTGCCTCTCTTCCATGCACTGGCACAGATGGCGAATTTGCTGATCCCCCTGGCGATCGGGGCCCGCGTGGTGTATCTCGACTCGCTGAATACATCGGAGCTGCTGCGAGCACTGCGCGAGCGGAAGATCACGATCTTCTGTTGCGTACCGCAGTTCTTCTACTTGATCCACGAACGCGTGCAGAAGCAGGTGGCGGAAAAAGGCAAGCTCACCCAGAACATATTCAAGCTGATGATGGGGACTTCGCGAGTCGCGCGACGGTTCGGGTTGAATCCCGGGAAGATTTTCTTCGGCAAAGTGCACGAGCTGCTTGGGAAGCAGATGCGCTACCTCATTACCGGCGGCTCGCGTTTCGATCTCACGATTGGCCGCGATCTGCACGCCATGGGTTTCAACATCCTGCAGGCATATGGGCTGACGGAGACCAGTGGCGGCGCTTGCGTTACTCCGCCGAAGCACAACGTGATCGGATCTATCGGAAAGCCGTTTGTGGGCGCTGAGATTGAGATTCATGATCCGAAACCTGACGAAAACGGCCGCCCGGTGGGAGAACTGAAAATCCGCGGTGGCATGGTGATGAAGGGCTACTACAACCGGCCCGACGCCACGGCTGCCGTGCTGCGCGATGGCTGGTTCTACTCCGGCGATCTCGGCTACAAGGACACGCAGGGAAACCTGTACATATCCGGTCGCGCGAAGGAAATCATCGTTCTCAGTTCCGGCAAGAACATCTATCCGGAGGAGATCGAAGCGCACTACTTGAAGTCGCCGTTCATCAAGGAACTCTGCGTGATGGGTCTGGAAAGCAAGCCCGGCGAGCCGATGGGCGAGCGGTTGCACGCGGCCGTAGTGCCAAACTTCGACGTCCTCAAGGAGAAGAAGATCGTCAACGTGCGCGAAGTGATCCGCTTCGATATCGAAAGCCTCTCCGCACAACAGCCGAGTACCAAGCGCATTCTGAGCTACGACATTTGGCAGGAAGATCTTCCTCGCACCACCACGCGGAAGCTGAAGCGATTCGAAATCGAGAAGCGCACCCGAGAGATGCACGCACGCGGCGAGCAGCAGCAGGACGCGCCGGTGGTGCGGGAAATCACCGCCGAAGAACGCGAGTGGCTGGACCGTCCTGAAGTACAGCAAGCGCTGGCCATTATCCGGACCCACGCTACCAAGGCCAAAGCAGAGTTGCAACCTAGCGACAACCTGGAACTCGACCTCGGGCTCGATTCCATGGAACGGGTGGAGATGCTGGTCGAAATCGAGCAGGCGCTCGGCGCGGATGTTCCCGACTCCGTCAGCGGCGAGATTTACTCCGTCCGCGAACTGGTAGACGCGGTGCTCGCTCATCGCGGTACTGGCGGACGGAAACAGATTGGATGGGACGCGATCTTCGCGGAGCCAGTTACGAATCCGGAAGTTCTCGCCGTCGCCAACGAGCGGCCGATCGCGGCACGTTTCTGGTATGCAATTGGCCGGGTGGCGAACCTTGCCTCGCGCGATCTCTTCCACTTGAAGATCACCGGCTTAGAAAAGCTGCCGAAGTCGGGACCGTTCATCATCTCGCCGAACCATCAGAGTTTTCTCGATGCGCCGGTGCTGATGGCGAACATGCGCTGGTCGCTATTCCGCAATTTGTTTTTCGTCGGTACCAGCGAAATTTGGGGCGATGGCCTTGCTCGGAAACTAGCCTCGACGATGCGACTGATTCCCATCGATCCCGACGCCAATCTCGTTCCAGCCATGCAGGCGGCGGCGTTCGGTCTTAAGGCCGGGCGCACCCTGGTTCTCTATCCCGAAGGCGAGCGCAGCATTGATGGCCCGCCGAAGACCTTCAAAAAGGGCGCGGCCATCCTCGCAGCGCACCTCCAAGTGCCCATCTATCCCATCGCGATCGAAGGCTTTCACGAGGCGTGGCCGCGTGGGAAGGGCTTCCAGAAGTTCGCGAGGCTACAGGTCGCGGTGTGCGATCCGGTCGTCCCACCTCCCGGGCCGCCGACGCCCGAGACCTACGAACGTCTTACGGCGGAATTACGCGAGAAGATCGTTCGCGAGTGGGAGCGCATGAGCGGACGGAAAGATCCGCGCGCCCAGCAAAGCCCTGTAAATGTTGGGTAG
- a CDS encoding metallophosphoesterase family protein — translation MRIAALADIHFTPQSYDRIREQMNRVREEADILVLAGDLTNFGKPEEIESMLNSLVRIRIPIVAVLGNHDYESGKSEQLMKMLVQEGVKLLDGTGYERDGVGFAGTKGFPGGFGRGALTAFGEPEVKAFVQAAIDESLKLERALSQLRTPKRIVVIHYAPIGGTVQGEPTEIYPYLGSSRLMEVIDRHGADLVLHGHAHHGAADGKTTAGCPVHNVALPILQAMTPPRAYRIFDV, via the coding sequence ATGAGAATCGCTGCCCTCGCAGACATTCATTTCACCCCGCAAAGCTACGACCGCATTCGCGAGCAGATGAACCGCGTGCGCGAGGAGGCGGACATCCTCGTGCTCGCCGGCGATCTTACAAACTTTGGCAAGCCCGAAGAGATCGAGTCCATGCTCAACAGCCTGGTGCGGATCCGCATTCCGATCGTTGCGGTGCTTGGCAATCACGACTACGAGAGCGGCAAATCCGAGCAGTTGATGAAGATGCTGGTGCAGGAGGGCGTAAAGCTTCTCGACGGCACCGGCTATGAACGCGATGGCGTAGGATTCGCCGGCACCAAGGGCTTCCCCGGCGGCTTTGGCCGCGGCGCGCTGACGGCATTTGGCGAGCCCGAAGTGAAAGCCTTCGTGCAGGCAGCAATTGATGAATCCCTGAAGCTCGAACGCGCTCTCTCACAACTGCGCACACCGAAGCGTATCGTCGTGATTCACTATGCGCCGATTGGCGGCACGGTGCAGGGCGAACCAACCGAAATCTACCCGTACCTCGGCAGCTCACGACTGATGGAAGTCATCGACCGTCATGGCGCCGACCTCGTGTTGCACGGTCACGCGCACCACGGCGCAGCCGACGGGAAAACTACCGCTGGCTGTCCGGTACACAACGTCGCGTTGCCGATTCTGCAGGCGATGACGCCGCCGCGCGCGTACCGTATCTTCGACGTTTAG
- a CDS encoding ferritin-like domain-containing protein — MQTAHEMFIHELQDLLDAEQQLVEALGKQAEESSRPDLQKAFQSHQAQTEKQVERLRQCFESIGEEAEEVECDGIRGLLKEHDGFMEEEDPAEDLIDIFNTVAAAKVESYEIQAYQSVIRLADLMGHKKASKLLNQSLKEEQQTLKKMEAFSKKLKPQNLGMEEEEGEEMENEGDETAETRKGSRSAGSRSRRGRAA, encoded by the coding sequence ATGCAGACCGCACACGAGATGTTTATCCATGAACTGCAAGACCTGCTCGATGCCGAGCAGCAACTCGTCGAGGCCCTCGGAAAACAGGCCGAGGAGTCCTCGCGACCCGATCTTCAGAAGGCTTTCCAGAGCCACCAGGCCCAGACTGAAAAGCAGGTAGAGCGCCTGCGCCAGTGTTTCGAATCCATTGGTGAAGAAGCCGAAGAAGTGGAATGCGACGGCATTCGCGGCCTTCTCAAAGAGCATGACGGCTTCATGGAAGAAGAAGATCCGGCAGAGGACCTTATCGACATCTTCAATACCGTGGCCGCCGCGAAGGTGGAGAGCTATGAGATCCAGGCATACCAGTCGGTCATCCGCCTGGCCGACCTCATGGGCCACAAGAAGGCTTCAAAGTTGCTCAACCAGAGCTTGAAAGAAGAACAGCAGACGCTGAAGAAGATGGAAGCCTTCAGCAAGAAGCTGAAGCCGCAGAACCTCGGCATGGAAGAGGAAGAGGGCGAGGAGATGGAGAACGAAGGTGACGAAACGGCCGAAACTCGCAAGGGTTCGCGTTCCGCCGGCTCTCGTTCCCGTCGTGGCCGCGCCGCGTAA
- a CDS encoding nucleotidyltransferase, which produces MACDNKPLPISSSAPPEFPPEQESLFREVLTLMNERGIPYAVSGAFALREHTGICRNTKDLDLFLPPQDVPLALDQLRKEGFETEVPDPVWLAKAHRDDFFVDLITGMSNGIVTVDNSWIANATPSQILGIPVKVLAAEELLVSKIFIAFRERFDGADIVHLIYGTRGRLKWNRVLELVGENWQLLLWALVLFNYVYPQEASAVPEDVWDSLLHRFHENLTTPNTMANFRGSLLDERMFAIDVNEWGLDNLLEESRRRREPKIPEDAASKPAA; this is translated from the coding sequence GTGGCTTGCGACAACAAACCGCTACCGATCAGTTCCTCCGCGCCGCCGGAGTTCCCTCCCGAGCAGGAGTCGCTGTTCCGCGAGGTGCTGACGCTCATGAACGAGCGCGGAATTCCCTACGCGGTTTCCGGCGCATTCGCACTTCGCGAACACACCGGCATTTGTCGCAACACGAAGGACCTCGATCTGTTCCTGCCGCCGCAAGACGTTCCCCTGGCGTTGGACCAATTGCGCAAAGAGGGCTTTGAAACTGAAGTCCCGGACCCGGTGTGGCTGGCGAAAGCGCACCGCGACGACTTCTTCGTGGATCTCATCACCGGCATGAGCAACGGCATTGTGACTGTTGACAACAGCTGGATCGCGAACGCGACGCCGTCGCAGATCCTCGGCATCCCGGTAAAAGTCCTCGCCGCGGAAGAACTCCTCGTCTCGAAGATCTTCATCGCCTTCCGCGAGCGTTTTGACGGCGCCGACATCGTGCATCTTATTTATGGCACGCGCGGCCGGTTGAAGTGGAACCGCGTTTTAGAGCTGGTTGGCGAAAACTGGCAGCTCTTACTCTGGGCCCTGGTGCTGTTCAACTACGTTTATCCGCAGGAAGCGAGCGCCGTTCCCGAGGACGTGTGGGATAGCCTGCTGCATCGCTTCCACGAGAATTTGACAACGCCGAACACGATGGCCAACTTCCGCGGCAGCCTGCTCGATGAGCGCATGTTCGCGATTGATGTAAACGAATGGGGCCTCGACAACCTGCTGGAAGAGAGCCGTCGGCGGCGCGAACCGAAGATTCCCGAGGATGCTGCCAGCAAGCCCGCAGCCTAG